Genomic window (Mesorhizobium sp. M4B.F.Ca.ET.058.02.1.1):
GGTTCGGCGAACGGGCGAAGGCTCTGGCCGCCGCCGCCGAGTAGTTTCGCTGTGCGGGGCGCCCTCCTTGGATGCACAGGCAGCGGATCTCCGGCACTGTCCGCGCTCAATTCTTTCTTACCGTCGAGGTCACGGACTGGATGACCTCCGTCGCCATCTTGAACTGCGCGGTGCGGTCGGTGATGCCGTGCCGTTTGGCGATCCAGTCGAAATCGCTGTAGGCGGCGTAAACCGAACCATCGGGGGTCTGGTAGACCAGCACCCGCACCGGCCAGTCCAGGCCGGCCTCGGGATTGGACGTGATGAAGGTAGTGCCGAGCGCCGGATTGCCGAACATCACCAGCCGGGACGGCCTGACATCGTTGCCGGCATTCTTGCCAAGCCTGGCCTGGTCGATCACGCCGAAGAACATGATGCCCTTCTTCAGCACGTCCTTCTTGATGCGAGCTACGGTCTCGACGACGGAATAGTCGCTCTTGACCGTGACGACGCCGTCGGATGCGGCGGCCGGAAGGGCAACCGCCATCAGCATGGCGGCGCCTGCAATCATGGTTTTCAGGTAGTTGGTCATGTCAATCTCCTTGGTTGGATAGCGAAGTTGTCGGTCTTTGCGTGTCACGTCCTCGGCGTTTGCAACATGCGCGCAGTCGCGATCGCGCCGGCGAGAACCGAGGCGAGCACACCCACGCACGCGGCCCAGCCGATACGGTCGTAGAGCTGCCCGATGATGAAGCTGCCGGCGAGCCCGCCCGCATAGTAGGACGCAAGGTAGATGCCGCTTGCGGCGGCGCGATCGCGCGAGGCGGTCCGGCTCACATGCCCGGTGGCTATCGCCTGCGCCAGGAAGGTGCCGATGGCGACCAAAGCCATCCCGGCAAGAACGACCGGGAGGCTGGCGGCGAGCAGCAGAAGCAGTCCGACGATCGCCAGCCCGAGTGTCGCTCCGATCCCTCCGCTCGGACCGAGACCTGCCGCGACGCGCCCGGCAAGCGGGGTCGTCAGCATCGAGGGCAGGAAGACGAAATAGACCGCGCCCAAGGCCATCGGTGTCAGCGACAGCGGTGTCGCAACGAGCTGGAAGTTCACATAGGTGAAGGTGCCGATGAAGACGAAAAGGATCAGGAAGCCGATCGCGAAACAGGCGCGCAGCTCGGCGTTTTGCAGCGGAGCCTTCCATGCGGCGCGGGCGGGCTCGCCCATCCCATCGGCGCGCATCATTGCAGAGGTCTTCTGCAGTGTGAGCCAGACAAGGGCGGCGCCGAACAGATTGAGGCCGGCGAAGATCAGAAAGTTGGTGGAGATGCCGAATGTGTCGGCGACGGCGGCTGACATCAGCCGGCCGAAGAAGTTGCTGGCAACATTGCCGGTCACGTAAGCCGCAAGCGCGCTCGTCGTCTGCCGCGCGGAGAAATGCTCGGCCAGGTAGGCCATCGTCAGCGTAAAGGCGGTCGACATGCACAAGCCTTGCGCTACGCGCAGCAGGGCGAAGACCACAATGCTGTCGGTCTGTGAAAGCAACGTCGTCGGGATCGCCAAAATGGCCAGGCTGATCCAGATGCCGTTGCGGCGATCGATGCCGCGCCCGAAGAGCGCGACGGCGATACCGGCCACCGCCATGCCGAAGGTGCTGGCATTGACGGCGAAACCCATGGTTGCGCGACTGACGCCGAATCTTGCCACCAGCGAAGGCAGGATGGCCTGAGTGGCGAACAGGTCGACAAGCGTCAGAAACGCGATCAAGGCAATCAGGCCGAAGCGCCAGCTGTCCGCGGCAACCATGCGGAGCCGCCTCGGTTCGGTATGTTCACTGGACGTCATGTCAGGCTCCGTGGCCACACGTCCCCAGGCCATCGCCCGAGGACGCGATTTTATTGCTGATGCTGGGATCTGCTGACCGCGACGAGCGGCTCACATCATGTGGTCTTCGTGCATCGCAGGCGGCAGGACGTCGGCCGAATAGAGCACCGCTGGAACCTTGCCGTTGTTCTTCCACCAGTGGGCGAGCTGGCCGAACTCGGCCGTCGCGTCGCCGGCCGGATGTTCGATGCCGACCTTACAGGTGCTGCGGTATTCGGTGATCGAGCCCTCGACCACCAGAATGTTTGCCGGGCGGACATTGTGCTCATGCCACGGCACGACGCCGCCAGGCTGAACAACGAGCTTGCGCAGGCGCAGCATGTTGCCTTTCCAGCCTTCGCCCTTGCTGCTTAAATCGATTGCGGAAAGGACCGTGTCGGTCACGCCGACCGGTTTACTGGGATGTTCCTGGATGTCGGTGGTGGCGGCCTGGCCAGCAGGGCAGTCGCCGGCGAAAACCGGAGCCACCGAGAACGCGGCGGTCGCGGTGAGAAGTCCGAGTGTCAACGCCAACTTCAGCGGCACCCGCAATGCAATAGTCTTGCAAGCCATGTCTAGTTCTCCTTTGTCGGTGCCCAATCGCGGAAGCGGGGCATGAGTGGAGAGTGACGGCAGCCTCGACGAAAGAGAAATGCTGACTGGCTCTTAATTCGATACCTGAAAACTATGATGGACAACCGCGCCAACGAGGCTGTTTCGCCACGACATTTATCGCGGCGTTAGACTTCATTTCGAATTGCTACGCAGCCGTTTTCCTGGCCGGCAGATCTATGCCGCTTTCCGGCCAGCTGTGTGCCTTGACACTGTTCACGAAGGTCGAGGTCGCCGGTGAGAACCGGCGGCCCGACACGACGACCAGCGAGACCTCCCGCCAAACCTCGGGATCGATGACAGGCCTGATCTGCAAGCCCGGGATGACGGCGCTGAATTCCGGGATGAAGCAGATGCCAAGTCCACCGGAAACCATGTTCTGGATCCAGTCTTCGCGCTCGCTGGCGTAGGATATCCTGAGCTTCACACCGCGGTCATTGCAGAGACCGGCGAGGTGGTCGCGATACTCGCAATTCAACCTTCTCAGGTAGTTCTCGCCGTCGAGTTCGGAAATGGCGACATTGTCGTTGCGAGCCAGCCGGTGGCCGTTCGGGAAGGCCAGGACGAACCGCTCGCGATAGAGCGGAGTGACGTCGAAACGCTCCGGAAAACTGTTGCTGGACGCCATGATGGCGACGTCGATCTCACCCGCTTCAAGCAGTTGCGACAGCGAAGCCGGCACACCCTCCACCAGCTGCAACTGGATGCCCTGCTGGCGTCTGTTGAAATCGGCCAGCAAGCCGGTGAAGCGACGCGGACCAATGGTGCACATGACGCCAACCTTGAGATTTGCGTTTTCCAGGCAAAGGAATTTCGACGCCTCCTGGCGCACGCCGGTCACCTCGTCGAGGATCTGCTGGAACCGCGGGCGTAGCAGGGCACCCAGATCGGTAAGGTGGGTCAGGTTCCGTTCGCGGCGAAACAGCAGGCCGCCGACCTCATCCTCCAACTGCTGGATGGCGCGCGACAGCGCTGGTTGGGTGACGTTGCATTTTTCGCCGGCGCGCGTGAAGTTCCGCGTCTCGCACACGGCCAGGAAGTAGCGGATGTGATGAATGTCCATGCCGGTTTATCCCTCTGCTGCATAGATGCATGTGCAGGTTGGAACCGTGCCGCAAACCATTCCATCACGCCAATGCATGGGGGCTATGAAGTCGATAGCGTTTCGTCATGCGCCAATGGCGGGCCAGGGCCCGCCATCAAACCCTGCAATAGTGCTCGGCGCCCGCAAGCGTCAGCTGTGATGGCCCAAAGCGAAGAGCTGGGCGCAGAACTGAGCATGCGGCTTGCTCATGGCGGCGTCGTTGCATTCCTTCATCATCGCATCCTGCGTCGCCTTCGGCATGGCTTTCCACGCCGTCTCGAAGTCGGCACTCGACTTCATCGCCTTCATGCCGGAATCGGTGAAGAAGGGCTGCATGTTGGACGGTTCGTCGAGCGCGCCGGCGAAGGCAACGCCGCCGAGCTTGGAAATGGCAAAAGCACCGAGGCAGATAGCTTTTAGATTCATTTTCAAGTCCTTCTCTGATCGGGTAGTCGCCCTATCGACGACCGTTTGACTGATTGACAGCAAGTCAGAATTTCCGAGTTCCTCATTGCTGAGTTTGATCTTGCGACGACCAGCCGGCAACCTGCCAATGCCATCTGCGTATCGAGGTTATGCCGCGCATGCATCTCGTAGATGTCTACGGTCGCACCGCTAATTAGCTCCGCCCAAAGCGAGGACGTTGGCGCAGAATTGGGCGTGGGGCTTACTCATCGACGGGTCGTTGCAAGCCTTCGTCATCTTGACCCGGTCATGCTTCGGCACGGCGAACCAGGCCTTCTTGAACCCGGCCATCGGTTTCATCGTCTGCATCGTGGCGTCCGTATAGAACGTCGGCAATGCGGCGAGGTCATTGAACGGGTCAGCTGAAGCCGGGCTCGCACCAAGACCAATTGCAAGCGCAGCCACACAGACGAGTGGTCTTCTCATCATTCACCTCCTGTTCCAGGCCGCGGTTCTGGCAACGATGCCAGAGTTGGTGACACGCATCGCCTGGCCTGATCGGGAGGAAGAGTGCGGCCCGAAAAGACCGGCAGCCAATGCAATCTGCCTATGGACTTCATGCCACCTTGGCATTTCGGCTGAAGAAGAAGATGCGGCAGTCTCCTCACCAGTCGCCCCGCCAGCGACTTTGGGATGGAGACCAAGAGATGCACGTCCAGTCCGGAACGCGAATTGACCAGGCCATCATTCCCGGGACGCGTTCCCGGCTGGAAGAGGGGCAGTCTGTCGACATCATCCTGGCAAGTGATGCACACGGCGCCTTCGTCTGGGGCGTGCTCGACCGCCTGCTGGATGAGCCGAACCTTGTCTTCAGCGCAGTTACAGCGTCCGGTTTCGGAGCTGTGGAGGCGGCGGTCCTGGCCTACGGCTTGAGCCTTGGCGGCCGGCGTGGCGCTCGGATGGCGCTCACCAACTTCTGGCGGCGCGTCAGCCACGCCTCGATGTTCTCCATCGACAGAGCCAGTCTGCTTCGATCGATACTGGAACAGTCGATCGACATCGAGCAACTCCGCGACGAGCGCTGCCCGGTGAAACTCGGCGTCCTGGCCGTCAACGCCGGCACCGACGCCGTGAAGGTCTTCACAGGCGAGCAATTGTCGATCAACGCTATCGTGGCGGCAGCCACCGTCCCGTTCCTCTCCCCGCCTGTCGAAATCGACGGCGACAGCTATTGGGGTGATGGCGAACTCTCGCAGTTGCCGCCTGCTCGGTCGCCGAAAACCAGCCATCGCCTGATCATCGCAGGTAGGCCTTCACTGTTCACGACACTATGTCCGGATCGCAGCTTCTCCTCCACCCATTGCACGACCAAATGCGCGCCGGTTCACACCATCTTCGACAGTCAATACCGAGGTGGGGCTGCGCTCTTCGCGAGACCCTGGATCGACTGGGGTGAACTGACTGGCATGCGTGACAGAGGTCGGCAATGTGCCGAAGGCTGGCTTGTCGCCGATCTTTTCGGCATCGACGAACGCCCAGCTGTCGGCTGCCGAGTCCAACACATATAGGCGCGCCTCCCTCCCGCCTAGCAGCGTCTGCTTCGCATACTCCCGAACGCAGGCGCCAAGCCCTCCGGTGGCCCCGCCGGAGGGCTTTTTCGCATCGCTCTCCAGAACATAGTGGCCGCGTATCAATTCCATGCCGAGACAGCATTTCAGCTCGGCATCACGATCGGAGAGAGTGCATGCAGACGGGCCCTGCAGGCCGGTCTTTCCCTCGAAACACCAACCAGGAGACAAGCCTGTGATCAACACCAAGACCCTCATCGGATCGGCCCTCGCGGCCGCCACTTCGCTCGCCGCGACGGCGGCCTACAGCGGTCCCTCCGCCAAGCCCGGCTTCGCCTTCGAGAAGTGCTACGGCGTCGTCAAGGCCGGCCAGAACGACTGCCAGACCGCGACGCATTCATGCGCCGGCACCGCAACCACCGACAATCAGCCGGATTCCTGGCTCTACGTGCCCGCAGGCAGCTGCGCCAAGATCACCGGCGGCAG
Coding sequences:
- a CDS encoding DUF2282 domain-containing protein; translated protein: MINTKTLIGSALAAATSLAATAAYSGPSAKPGFAFEKCYGVVKAGQNDCQTATHSCAGTATTDNQPDSWLYVPAGSCAKITGGSDKPKA
- a CDS encoding LysR family transcriptional regulator, whose product is MDIHHIRYFLAVCETRNFTRAGEKCNVTQPALSRAIQQLEDEVGGLLFRRERNLTHLTDLGALLRPRFQQILDEVTGVRQEASKFLCLENANLKVGVMCTIGPRRFTGLLADFNRRQQGIQLQLVEGVPASLSQLLEAGEIDVAIMASSNSFPERFDVTPLYRERFVLAFPNGHRLARNDNVAISELDGENYLRRLNCEYRDHLAGLCNDRGVKLRISYASEREDWIQNMVSGGLGICFIPEFSAVIPGLQIRPVIDPEVWREVSLVVVSGRRFSPATSTFVNSVKAHSWPESGIDLPARKTAA
- a CDS encoding MFS transporter — its product is MTSSEHTEPRRLRMVAADSWRFGLIALIAFLTLVDLFATQAILPSLVARFGVSRATMGFAVNASTFGMAVAGIAVALFGRGIDRRNGIWISLAILAIPTTLLSQTDSIVVFALLRVAQGLCMSTAFTLTMAYLAEHFSARQTTSALAAYVTGNVASNFFGRLMSAAVADTFGISTNFLIFAGLNLFGAALVWLTLQKTSAMMRADGMGEPARAAWKAPLQNAELRACFAIGFLILFVFIGTFTYVNFQLVATPLSLTPMALGAVYFVFLPSMLTTPLAGRVAAGLGPSGGIGATLGLAIVGLLLLLAASLPVVLAGMALVAIGTFLAQAIATGHVSRTASRDRAAASGIYLASYYAGGLAGSFIIGQLYDRIGWAACVGVLASVLAGAIATARMLQTPRT
- a CDS encoding cupin; its protein translation is MACKTIALRVPLKLALTLGLLTATAAFSVAPVFAGDCPAGQAATTDIQEHPSKPVGVTDTVLSAIDLSSKGEGWKGNMLRLRKLVVQPGGVVPWHEHNVRPANILVVEGSITEYRSTCKVGIEHPAGDATAEFGQLAHWWKNNGKVPAVLYSADVLPPAMHEDHMM
- a CDS encoding DUF302 domain-containing protein; translation: MTNYLKTMIAGAAMLMAVALPAAASDGVVTVKSDYSVVETVARIKKDVLKKGIMFFGVIDQARLGKNAGNDVRPSRLVMFGNPALGTTFITSNPEAGLDWPVRVLVYQTPDGSVYAAYSDFDWIAKRHGITDRTAQFKMATEVIQSVTSTVRKN